The following proteins are encoded in a genomic region of Bubalus kerabau isolate K-KA32 ecotype Philippines breed swamp buffalo chromosome 13, PCC_UOA_SB_1v2, whole genome shotgun sequence:
- the FAM210B gene encoding protein FAM210B, mitochondrial, producing MAGLLALLSPAGRVGARVRCRATWLLGAAAPCVPPPVFLPLLGPGPDAQLLRAARGNYQGRQDPSKITVTTGSNIKGTEEEKLSKSQQLKKIFQEYGAVAVSLHIGISLISLGMFYMVISSGVDMSAVLLKLGFKESLVQSKMAAGTSTFVVAYAIHKLFAPVRISITLVSVPLIVRYFRKVGIFKPPAAKP from the exons ATGGCCGGGCTGCTGGCGCTGCTTAGCCCCGCGGGCCGGGTGGGCGCCCGGGTTCGTTGCCGCGCCACCTGGCTCCTGGGCGCCGCCGCCCCTTGTGTCCCGCCGCCGGTGTTCCTGCCGCTGCTCGGGCCCGGGCCGGACGCCCAGCTGCTGCGCGCCGCCCGCGGGAACTACCAGGGCCGTCAG GACCCCAGCAAAATCACTGTGACCACAGGCAGCAATATCAAGGGCACAGAGGAGGAAAAGCTAAGCAAGTCGCAGCAGCTGAAAAAGATTTTTCAAGAATATGGTGCCGTGGCAGTGTCACTGCACATTGGAATCTCATTAATCTCCTTGGGAATGTTTTACATGGTTATTTCAAG TGGTGTGGACATGTCAGCCGTCCTACTTAAACTCGGCTTTAAAGAGTCACTGGTCCAGTCGAAAATGGCGGCCGGCACAAGCACCTTTGTGGTGGCCTACGCCATCCACAAGCTGTTCGCGCCCGTGAGGATCAGTATTACCTTAGTTTCTGTGCCCTTGATTGTCAGATACTTTCGGAAAGTGGGAATTTTTAAACCTCCAGCGGCAAAGCCTTGA